A stretch of Priestia aryabhattai DNA encodes these proteins:
- a CDS encoding glycoside-pentoside-hexuronide (GPH):cation symporter produces the protein MSVVATERKVEIKVEEKNLSVKEKISYGMGDFGNGFMFDLGQLYLLKFFTDVAGIPAAAAGGIFLVSKLFAAVCDPIVGSSIDYRKNIGAKGKFRPYLLFGSMVLAILTVLTFISPNLSPAGKLIYAYASYMIWGIGYSFVNIPYGSLGASMTQNTSDRTSLAAFRQTGSLGALFVTSIAVVPLILLFPNEKVGYPVVMGIMSVIGIIAFYVCYRNCKERIVVKESPKEKLSVKSIFKTFVSNKPLLILVFMTVFTISAYNIKSAMLIYFAQYNLGNVKLMAYMNFIIIGSSFLGVIMLPKLVSRFGKKQAAMIGLGISIAADTVNFFMPSNVVIFTILASIAFIGISIPNGITWAFVSDIIDYGEWKTGERKEGTTYSLFNFSRKLAQSLSGFLSGIGLGLVGYIPNVAQKAGTLVGIKSLLLLYPAIALSIAAVIIGFMYKLTDKKHAEIVHDIHARS, from the coding sequence ATGAGTGTTGTGGCAACAGAAAGAAAGGTTGAAATAAAGGTAGAAGAGAAAAATCTTAGTGTAAAAGAAAAAATATCTTATGGTATGGGTGATTTTGGTAACGGTTTCATGTTTGATTTAGGGCAGTTATATTTGTTGAAGTTCTTTACAGATGTGGCAGGAATTCCTGCCGCGGCTGCGGGGGGGATTTTTCTAGTAAGTAAGCTATTTGCGGCAGTTTGCGACCCAATTGTTGGTTCGTCCATTGATTACCGTAAAAATATAGGAGCTAAAGGGAAATTCCGACCGTATTTATTATTCGGAAGTATGGTGTTGGCCATTTTAACCGTACTCACGTTTATTTCGCCAAACCTTTCACCAGCGGGTAAATTAATTTATGCTTACGCTTCTTATATGATTTGGGGAATTGGCTATTCATTCGTCAATATTCCGTACGGATCGCTAGGCGCATCCATGACTCAAAATACTTCCGATCGTACGTCTCTTGCTGCTTTTCGTCAAACAGGATCATTAGGTGCACTGTTTGTAACAAGCATTGCTGTTGTACCGCTTATTCTGTTATTTCCAAATGAAAAAGTCGGTTATCCCGTTGTCATGGGAATTATGTCTGTCATTGGAATCATTGCTTTTTATGTGTGTTATCGCAATTGCAAAGAACGAATTGTCGTAAAAGAAAGTCCAAAAGAAAAATTATCAGTCAAGTCTATTTTTAAAACGTTTGTAAGCAATAAACCTCTTTTAATTTTAGTTTTTATGACGGTATTTACCATTTCAGCTTACAATATTAAATCAGCTATGCTTATTTACTTTGCACAATATAATTTAGGAAATGTTAAATTGATGGCCTATATGAACTTTATTATTATTGGTTCATCCTTTCTAGGAGTTATTATGCTGCCAAAGCTTGTTAGCCGATTTGGAAAAAAACAAGCAGCAATGATTGGTTTAGGAATCAGTATCGCAGCGGACACAGTAAATTTCTTTATGCCTTCTAACGTCGTCATTTTTACGATTTTAGCAAGTATTGCTTTTATAGGTATCAGCATTCCTAACGGGATTACATGGGCATTTGTATCAGATATTATTGATTACGGTGAATGGAAAACAGGCGAAAGAAAAGAAGGCACAACGTATTCTCTGTTCAACTTTTCTCGAAAGCTCGCTCAGTCGCTATCCGGCTTCTTATCCGGCATCGGTTTAGGGTTAGTTGGGTATATCCCAAACGTGGCACAAAAGGCAGGTACATTAGTTGGGATTAAAAGTTTGCTATTACTATATCCTGCTATTGCTTTATCCATTGCTGCAGTGATTATTGGTTTTATGTATAAGCTAACGGATAAAAAACATGCGGAGATTGTCCACGATATTCATGCTAGGTCTTAG
- a CDS encoding LacI family DNA-binding transcriptional regulator encodes MGVTIKDIAKLANVSHTTVSRALNNSPLIKEKTKKKILDIANTLNYIPDYHAKNLVLQKSHTIGLFFTSMANGTSPSFLVDSIRGVSKVIDVQYNLFVRGIDDYDDYTYINNKRFDAIILMSQSDRDNTFIYNVVEKGIPLIVLNRQVDDSSIINILSNDKEGAYKAGEYLIELGHRHIAIIEGIEGFKSTQQRKEGFLNSLIDHNVSIRQEYMIQGNYDMQSGYEGMKALLSLKQPPTAVFCSNDDMAIGAMNAAFESGLHVPNDISIIGFDDIELAKYTTPSLTTIKRPIEKISMTGAEAVLSLMNKDDKNMLQNKVLINTELMVRQSVKSRSSM; translated from the coding sequence ATGGGTGTTACAATTAAGGATATTGCAAAACTAGCAAACGTATCACATACAACGGTTTCACGTGCATTAAACAATAGTCCGCTTATTAAAGAAAAAACAAAAAAGAAAATTTTAGATATTGCAAATACGCTTAACTATATTCCTGATTATCATGCTAAAAATTTAGTTCTTCAAAAATCTCATACAATTGGATTATTTTTTACAAGCATGGCCAACGGTACGTCGCCAAGTTTTTTAGTAGATAGTATTAGAGGGGTAAGTAAAGTGATTGATGTTCAGTATAATTTATTTGTAAGAGGCATTGACGATTATGATGATTATACGTACATCAATAATAAACGTTTTGATGCCATTATTTTAATGAGTCAAAGCGATCGTGATAACACCTTTATATACAACGTAGTAGAAAAAGGCATCCCGTTGATTGTACTCAACCGCCAAGTTGACGATTCATCCATTATTAATATTTTGTCAAATGACAAAGAAGGAGCCTACAAAGCCGGCGAGTATTTAATTGAATTAGGTCACAGACATATTGCGATCATAGAAGGAATAGAAGGCTTTAAATCAACTCAGCAGCGTAAGGAAGGATTTCTTAACTCGTTAATTGACCATAATGTTTCCATTCGACAAGAGTATATGATTCAGGGAAATTATGATATGCAAAGCGGATATGAAGGAATGAAAGCACTATTAAGTTTGAAGCAGCCGCCTACTGCTGTTTTTTGTTCAAATGATGATATGGCGATCGGTGCTATGAATGCTGCATTCGAGTCTGGGCTACACGTACCTAATGATATCTCGATTATTGGATTTGATGATATTGAATTAGCCAAATACACCACTCCTTCATTAACAACCATTAAAAGACCAATCGAGAAAATCAGCATGACTGGAGCAGAAGCGGTTTTATCACTAATGAACAAAGATGACAAGAATATGCTGCAAAATAAAGTCTTAATTAATACCGAATTAATGGTTCGCCAGTCTGTAAAGTCACGCTCATCTATGTAG
- a CDS encoding tagaturonate reductase yields the protein MKLNRQMQVNTRIYPEKILQFGEGVFLRGFADWQIHQMNKRTAFKGSIVAVNPRITGNAGKLNKQDGLFTVSLQGIQDGKAIKEHEVIESISRGLNPYEDYEAYIQLAEKEELRFLISNTTEAGIAFLEEDRLDHAPQKSFPGKVTAFLYKRFKAFQGDPTKGLIILPCELVERNGDLLKKMVLRYADKWNLEEKFIEWIHEANAFCCTLVDRIVPGYPSDENKLNELSYEDDFFVIAEPFYLWVIEGPEWVKEEFPAEEAGLHVKFVNDIAPYALQKVRILNGIHTAMMPVAYLAEFNTVREAVEDEVIGAFIRKCLYEEIIPSLPVSEEESLSFAKSALERFQNPFIHHELMSISLNSMTKFKTRNIPTLKEYVEKQGALPELLTFSLSALISFYKGKRGGEKIGLSDDSAVLEMYESLWNTYDGTEKSISYIVKEVLGYKQHWGEDLNMIPSLTKSVTNGVLAIETFGMKQAIKEILYVSETKQ from the coding sequence ATGAAGTTAAACCGTCAGATGCAAGTTAACACACGTATATATCCAGAAAAAATTCTGCAGTTTGGAGAAGGCGTATTTCTAAGAGGGTTTGCTGATTGGCAAATTCATCAAATGAACAAACGAACTGCATTTAAAGGCAGTATAGTAGCCGTCAATCCAAGAATCACAGGAAATGCAGGTAAATTGAATAAGCAAGACGGTTTATTTACGGTTTCTCTTCAAGGAATTCAAGACGGTAAAGCAATCAAAGAACACGAAGTAATTGAATCCATTAGCCGCGGGCTAAATCCATATGAAGACTATGAAGCGTATATTCAATTAGCGGAGAAAGAAGAGTTAAGATTTCTCATTTCTAATACAACAGAGGCAGGCATCGCATTTTTAGAAGAAGATCGCTTGGACCATGCTCCGCAAAAGAGTTTTCCAGGTAAGGTCACGGCCTTTCTATATAAGAGGTTTAAAGCTTTTCAAGGAGATCCAACAAAGGGACTTATTATCCTTCCGTGTGAATTAGTGGAGCGAAACGGGGACTTGTTAAAGAAAATGGTATTACGCTATGCCGACAAATGGAATTTAGAAGAGAAGTTTATCGAGTGGATACACGAAGCAAACGCTTTTTGCTGCACGCTTGTTGATCGAATTGTGCCAGGTTATCCAAGCGATGAAAATAAACTCAATGAACTGAGTTATGAAGATGATTTTTTTGTTATCGCAGAGCCATTTTACTTATGGGTTATTGAGGGACCAGAGTGGGTGAAAGAGGAGTTTCCCGCGGAGGAAGCTGGTTTACATGTGAAATTTGTGAACGACATTGCACCATATGCGCTGCAGAAAGTAAGAATTTTAAACGGTATTCATACTGCTATGATGCCTGTTGCGTATTTAGCGGAATTCAATACGGTAAGAGAAGCAGTGGAAGATGAAGTAATCGGAGCGTTTATTCGAAAATGTCTGTATGAAGAAATTATTCCTAGTTTACCAGTTTCGGAAGAAGAGTCTTTGTCATTTGCTAAATCTGCATTAGAACGCTTTCAAAATCCATTTATCCACCACGAATTAATGAGCATCTCTTTAAACAGCATGACAAAGTTTAAAACGCGAAATATCCCAACCCTTAAAGAATACGTTGAAAAACAAGGAGCGCTGCCCGAGTTACTTACATTCTCTCTAAGTGCCCTCATTTCTTTTTATAAAGGGAAAAGAGGAGGAGAAAAAATTGGGCTATCAGATGACTCTGCAGTTCTAGAGATGTATGAATCTCTTTGGAATACGTATGACGGTACTGAAAAAAGTATTTCTTACATTGTAAAAGAAGTGCTCGGATATAAACAGCATTGGGGAGAGGATTTAAATATGATTCCTAGCTTAACAAAATCCGTAACAAATGGAGTCTTAGCCATTGAAACTTTCGGAATGAAACAGGCAATTAAAGAAATTCTCTATGTATCCGAAACTAAACAGTAA
- a CDS encoding UxaA family hydrolase — translation MKEVIRIHQEDNVAVALRDFLAQENFMVNGKEVSLKEEVKRGHKIAITPISAGNNIIKYGFPIGHATHSISPGEWVHTHNTKTNLNRINEYEFHQKLAAPKEKKQSLTFKGYRRKNGNVGIRNELWIVPTVGCVNGIAEQMIKQFQKEIEDLSPFEHVTVLKHNYGCSQLGDDHRNTRTMLTRMVQHPNAGGVLVLGLGCENNSLEEFKQALGTIDESRVKFLQSQDVTDEIEAGVTLLKEIYDAAKDDKREDVDISRLKVGLKCGGSDGLSGITANPLLGKFSDWLIVQGGTTVLTEVPEMFGAETLLMERAVDDQTFNKIVNLVNDFKTYFLNHNQPVYENPSPGNKAGGITTLEDKSLGCTQKAGTAPVVDVLKYGDPLQISGLNLLSAPGNDLVASTALAASGCHIVLFTTGRGTPFGTFVPTVKISTNTALYNKKPHWVDFNGGVLVEGDTEEATLESFIQYMIGVSSGELVNNEKNDFREMAIFKTGVTL, via the coding sequence ATGAAAGAAGTAATTCGTATTCATCAGGAAGATAATGTAGCAGTAGCTTTACGAGACTTTTTAGCACAAGAGAACTTTATGGTTAATGGAAAGGAAGTTTCTCTAAAAGAAGAAGTGAAACGGGGCCATAAAATAGCTATTACGCCAATTTCAGCCGGTAACAACATTATAAAATATGGTTTTCCAATCGGGCATGCGACTCACTCTATTTCACCTGGTGAATGGGTGCATACGCATAACACAAAAACAAATTTAAATAGAATTAACGAATATGAATTTCACCAAAAGTTAGCAGCTCCTAAAGAAAAAAAGCAATCGCTAACGTTTAAAGGATATCGCCGCAAAAATGGAAATGTTGGAATTAGAAATGAGCTTTGGATTGTTCCAACGGTAGGGTGCGTGAATGGTATAGCCGAACAAATGATTAAACAGTTTCAAAAAGAAATAGAGGATCTTTCACCTTTTGAACATGTGACGGTTTTAAAACACAATTATGGATGTTCTCAGCTCGGTGATGATCACCGTAATACAAGAACCATGCTTACGAGAATGGTACAGCATCCCAATGCCGGTGGAGTATTAGTATTAGGCCTTGGGTGTGAGAATAATAGCTTAGAAGAATTTAAACAAGCGCTAGGTACAATTGATGAAAGCAGAGTGAAGTTTTTACAATCTCAAGATGTTACGGATGAAATTGAGGCAGGAGTCACTTTGTTAAAAGAAATTTATGATGCTGCTAAAGACGATAAAAGAGAGGACGTTGATATTTCCAGGCTGAAAGTAGGTCTTAAATGCGGGGGTTCAGATGGATTATCAGGTATTACAGCAAATCCGCTGCTCGGCAAATTCTCTGACTGGCTTATTGTTCAAGGAGGCACAACGGTTTTAACGGAAGTGCCTGAAATGTTTGGAGCGGAGACCTTGCTGATGGAAAGAGCAGTTGATGACCAAACATTTAATAAAATTGTTAATCTTGTTAATGACTTTAAAACGTACTTTCTCAATCATAACCAGCCGGTATATGAAAATCCCTCTCCCGGTAATAAAGCAGGCGGCATTACGACGTTAGAAGATAAATCACTTGGCTGTACTCAAAAAGCAGGCACAGCCCCAGTCGTAGATGTGCTGAAGTACGGAGACCCCTTACAAATTAGCGGTTTAAATTTGCTGAGTGCTCCTGGAAATGATTTAGTTGCCTCCACTGCCTTGGCCGCTTCAGGGTGTCATATTGTATTGTTTACAACGGGAAGAGGCACGCCATTTGGAACATTTGTGCCCACTGTGAAAATTTCCACAAACACCGCTCTTTATAACAAGAAGCCCCACTGGGTTGATTTTAATGGAGGAGTGCTGGTTGAAGGTGACACAGAAGAAGCTACGTTAGAAAGCTTTATTCAGTACATGATCGGAGTTTCTAGTGGAGAGCTTGTAAATAACGAGAAAAATGATTTTAGAGAAATGGCCATTTTTAAAACAGGCGTTACTTTATAA
- a CDS encoding glycoside hydrolase family 28 protein encodes MKKYVFSLFVMTLMLVLPFSAQGEALSANEKITAIKEQLQPPSFPNRTFNIKRYGAVGNGKSDSTAAFKKAIEAANKAGGGRVVVPPGTYVTGAIYLKSNVNLHIMKKATIKFSQNPDKYLPAVLTRWEGVELYNYSPLIYAYNEKNIAITGEGTLDGQGDNEHWWPWKGKQEFGWKEGEPNQQQDRDLLFKMAEEKIPVKERVFGKGHYLRPSFIQPYHSKNIIIKGVTILNSPMWQINPVLSENILIDDVKIIGHGPNNDGVDPESSKNVLIKDSYFDNGDDCIAIKSGRNADGRRINVPSENIIIEGNEMKDGHGGVVIGSEISGSVRNVFAQHNVMDSPNLDRALRIKTNSVRGGTIEDIDFSDNTVKSVGSEVIQIDMYYEEGDTENFTPVVRNINIENLQSNGGKYGVWIRAYERSPVTNLTIRHSNFQHVATPLLMENVKNPVFEEFCINGSCMNTNH; translated from the coding sequence GTGAAAAAATATGTGTTTTCTTTGTTTGTGATGACTCTTATGCTTGTTTTACCTTTCTCTGCACAAGGGGAAGCTCTTTCAGCAAATGAAAAAATAACGGCAATTAAAGAACAACTTCAGCCTCCCTCATTTCCAAACCGTACGTTTAATATTAAGCGGTATGGAGCAGTAGGAAATGGAAAGTCTGACTCAACCGCTGCTTTTAAAAAAGCAATCGAAGCGGCTAACAAAGCAGGAGGAGGGCGCGTTGTTGTTCCACCAGGAACTTACGTTACCGGTGCGATTTATTTAAAAAGCAACGTAAATCTTCATATAATGAAAAAAGCTACGATTAAGTTTAGTCAAAATCCTGACAAATACTTGCCTGCTGTTTTAACCAGATGGGAAGGTGTGGAGCTATATAATTATTCACCGCTTATCTATGCTTATAACGAAAAAAATATTGCGATTACAGGAGAAGGAACGTTAGATGGACAGGGTGATAACGAACATTGGTGGCCGTGGAAAGGAAAACAGGAATTTGGATGGAAAGAAGGAGAGCCGAATCAACAGCAAGATCGCGATTTGCTGTTTAAAATGGCAGAAGAAAAAATACCTGTTAAAGAGCGTGTATTTGGCAAAGGGCACTATTTGCGGCCTAGTTTTATTCAGCCTTATCACAGCAAAAATATCATCATAAAAGGCGTAACCATTTTAAATTCGCCAATGTGGCAAATCAATCCAGTCTTAAGCGAGAACATTTTAATTGATGATGTAAAAATTATAGGTCACGGTCCGAATAATGATGGAGTAGATCCTGAATCGAGTAAAAATGTGCTTATTAAAGATTCTTATTTTGATAATGGAGATGATTGTATTGCGATTAAGTCGGGGCGTAATGCAGACGGAAGAAGAATCAACGTACCAAGTGAAAATATTATTATTGAAGGAAACGAAATGAAAGATGGCCACGGGGGTGTTGTGATCGGTAGCGAAATATCAGGCAGCGTTCGGAACGTATTTGCTCAGCATAATGTCATGGACAGTCCCAATCTAGACCGAGCGCTGCGGATTAAAACAAATTCAGTTCGCGGCGGTACTATTGAAGATATCGACTTTAGCGATAATACGGTCAAAAGCGTTGGTAGCGAAGTGATTCAAATAGACATGTACTATGAAGAGGGAGACACTGAGAATTTCACACCCGTAGTTCGTAATATCAACATAGAAAATTTGCAAAGCAATGGAGGCAAATATGGTGTATGGATCCGAGCCTACGAACGTTCTCCTGTCACAAACCTAACGATTCGTCATTCTAATTTTCAACATGTTGCAACACCATTGTTAATGGAAAATGTAAAGAATCCTGTGTTTGAAGAGTTTTGTATAAATGGAAGCTGCATGAATACCAACCATTAA
- a CDS encoding glycoside-pentoside-hexuronide (GPH):cation symporter, which yields MSMGVQSKVSLKTVLSYGMGSFGNNIIYALTSTYLMIFYTDSVGLNAAAVGTLFLIARIWDGIADIIIGMIVDNTETRFGKFRPYLLIGGFFAAVATVACFISPDLSHTGKLIYAYITYIAWGTSFAIMDIPYWSLSATITQDVKERNKVVAFPRTIAAVGSLFASLLTLPLAHYFGNWFILSLIYACILMITMIITFSGVKETYTVKRQEKQTPKAVWNLFIQNKPLRYLIFSMLLVETILTIRTTFSIYYFKYNLNAENIASLYLTLFFTAQILGAIASPFISNKFGKKRAAIWGIALNAVATITMFVTGFHVMPVMVLSFLASFGGGVSNIAQTSMLADCVEYGEWKTGNRAEGMVFSTNIFKTKVASAMGGAVGGYILSAVGYVPNQIQSHSTLIWIALIFTMIPGILCLLSLVPLAKYELTEKRYLEILQDMKKRSSGIKEKTAMRVSS from the coding sequence ATGAGCATGGGGGTACAGTCAAAAGTTTCTCTGAAAACCGTATTATCATACGGAATGGGGAGTTTTGGAAACAATATTATTTATGCATTAACAAGTACATATTTAATGATTTTTTATACAGATAGTGTAGGATTAAATGCCGCAGCTGTAGGAACTTTATTTCTTATCGCTAGGATATGGGATGGAATTGCAGACATTATTATTGGAATGATTGTTGATAATACAGAAACGAGATTTGGTAAGTTTAGGCCTTATCTTTTAATAGGCGGATTTTTTGCAGCCGTTGCTACAGTCGCTTGTTTTATTAGTCCAGATCTTTCTCATACAGGAAAATTAATTTATGCCTATATCACCTATATCGCATGGGGAACAAGTTTTGCCATCATGGATATTCCCTATTGGTCGCTTTCGGCAACCATTACACAAGATGTAAAAGAACGAAATAAAGTAGTAGCTTTCCCTAGAACAATTGCAGCAGTAGGCTCTTTGTTTGCTAGTTTATTAACTCTTCCATTAGCTCATTATTTCGGAAATTGGTTTATACTTAGTCTTATTTATGCGTGTATCTTAATGATTACAATGATTATTACATTTTCAGGAGTAAAAGAAACCTATACTGTAAAAAGACAGGAAAAGCAGACGCCAAAAGCAGTTTGGAACTTATTTATTCAAAATAAACCGCTGCGCTATCTGATCTTCTCGATGCTTTTAGTAGAAACGATTTTAACGATTCGAACTACTTTTTCTATTTACTATTTTAAATATAATTTAAATGCAGAGAATATCGCGTCTCTTTATTTAACCTTATTTTTTACAGCACAAATTTTAGGAGCGATCGCGTCTCCTTTTATTTCAAATAAATTTGGAAAGAAACGCGCAGCGATATGGGGAATTGCGCTAAATGCTGTAGCCACTATCACAATGTTTGTAACTGGTTTTCACGTTATGCCGGTGATGGTTTTAAGCTTTTTAGCTTCTTTCGGCGGTGGAGTTAGCAACATTGCTCAAACATCTATGCTTGCTGACTGTGTAGAATACGGCGAATGGAAAACCGGGAACCGAGCAGAAGGAATGGTATTTTCTACGAATATCTTCAAAACGAAGGTTGCTTCAGCAATGGGAGGAGCAGTAGGTGGGTATATTCTTTCAGCAGTAGGATATGTGCCAAATCAAATCCAGTCCCATAGCACACTCATTTGGATCGCTTTAATCTTTACGATGATTCCGGGTATTCTCTGCTTGTTATCACTTGTTCCACTCGCAAAATATGAGTTAACTGAGAAGAGATATCTAGAGATTTTACAGGATATGAAAAAGCGCTCAAGCGGTATAAAAGAAAAAACGGCTATGAGAGTTTCTAGCTGA
- a CDS encoding DUF2164 domain-containing protein codes for MFINFSKEDKDKMLDEIQTFFYNERDEEISEFAAENVLEFIKEHIGPYFYNQAIKDAEDIMNQVMLSAEENLHALKKPVEK; via the coding sequence ATGTTTATTAATTTTTCAAAAGAAGACAAAGATAAAATGCTGGATGAAATTCAAACGTTCTTTTATAACGAACGAGATGAAGAAATAAGTGAATTTGCAGCGGAAAATGTATTAGAGTTTATTAAAGAGCATATCGGCCCTTACTTTTATAATCAAGCAATTAAAGATGCAGAAGATATTATGAACCAAGTCATGCTTTCTGCAGAAGAAAATTTACATGCATTAAAAAAACCAGTCGAAAAGTAG
- a CDS encoding IDEAL domain-containing protein, producing MENYTSRKMTREEVKVSDATAAQLVLNKSLRDFKKAQLLLQIDQSLEKRDKETFLRLTEELKEVC from the coding sequence ATGGAAAACTATACGTCCCGCAAAATGACACGAGAAGAAGTAAAAGTATCAGATGCGACAGCAGCTCAATTAGTATTAAATAAATCTCTTCGTGACTTTAAAAAAGCACAGCTTTTACTGCAGATCGATCAGTCTTTAGAAAAAAGAGATAAAGAAACTTTTTTACGTTTAACTGAAGAGTTAAAAGAAGTTTGTTAA
- a CDS encoding universal stress protein yields MYKKILVAFDGSAPSIRALQHASKLAKSVNANKLTIVHIKERIHLQQPVFSVDLDALIEEENRDILSEAHNHLTQSGIPYEAYGLEGTASKKIIEYAHDNQQDVIVIGSQGKGFVKETFLGSVSHEVAQSAECPVIIVK; encoded by the coding sequence ATGTATAAAAAAATCTTAGTCGCCTTTGATGGTTCCGCACCTTCTATTCGTGCTCTTCAACATGCAAGTAAACTAGCTAAAAGCGTAAATGCTAATAAGCTGACAATTGTACATATTAAGGAAAGAATTCACTTGCAGCAGCCTGTTTTTAGCGTTGACTTAGACGCACTGATAGAAGAAGAAAACCGCGATATTTTATCTGAAGCTCACAATCATTTAACTCAATCAGGTATTCCGTATGAGGCATACGGTTTAGAAGGCACAGCTTCAAAGAAAATTATCGAATACGCACATGACAATCAACAAGACGTCATTGTAATAGGAAGTCAAGGAAAGGGCTTTGTTAAAGAGACATTTTTAGGCAGTGTAAGTCACGAAGTGGCTCAATCAGCAGAATGTCCTGTTATTATTGTTAAATAA
- a CDS encoding sensor histidine kinase, producing MNRISIKLGLLFLMFILLIEAALFFYLYSGLANTRISEELQSLRLRGNSHREVLEKHHDSATLNHVALMESEAETDVVITDKSGKIISSSRPLIRGARKAVEEWKGKSLTYKGEIMQGDWKSKPYIATASPIKKGHQQFGTVYMFKNTNDIHEMIARLQHHFYVAGAVSILFSIVTIFALSKFITAPLIKMKKATEKLSQGDLSVKLGAHSRDELGQLGMSIQLLANELQRLRKERNEFLGSISHELQTPLMYLKGYADVAKRPSNRPEERDKYLAIVEEEAERISQLVKDLFQLAQLDQHTFFIQKQKVELATYLHTICAHFNLALKEKEMELDISCPQGLYIPLDPERFKQVIINLLDNAMKYSKEGTKIDLIVKKSARSLTITLKDQGIGIPEKDLPYIFDKLYRVEKSRSRKSGGYGLGLSIVKEIVEAHGGEITITSETGKGTTVEIVLREDG from the coding sequence ATGAATAGAATTTCTATTAAGCTTGGACTCTTGTTTTTAATGTTCATTTTACTAATTGAAGCCGCTCTCTTTTTTTACTTATATAGCGGTCTTGCCAATACAAGAATTTCAGAGGAACTACAAAGCTTGCGTCTAAGAGGAAACAGTCACCGTGAAGTATTGGAAAAGCATCATGATTCGGCTACGCTTAACCATGTTGCACTGATGGAATCTGAAGCAGAAACTGATGTTGTCATAACAGATAAATCAGGGAAAATTATTAGTTCGTCTAGGCCTTTAATTCGAGGTGCAAGAAAAGCAGTAGAAGAATGGAAAGGAAAGTCTCTTACATACAAAGGTGAAATTATGCAAGGCGATTGGAAAAGTAAACCTTATATCGCCACAGCATCACCTATTAAAAAAGGCCATCAGCAGTTCGGAACGGTTTATATGTTCAAAAACACAAATGATATTCACGAAATGATTGCGAGGCTTCAGCATCATTTTTACGTAGCGGGAGCTGTTTCCATTTTATTTTCGATTGTGACTATTTTTGCCCTGTCTAAATTTATAACCGCTCCTTTGATCAAGATGAAAAAAGCAACAGAGAAGCTGAGTCAAGGAGATTTGTCTGTGAAACTGGGTGCTCATTCAAGAGATGAACTCGGACAATTAGGAATGTCCATTCAGTTGCTAGCTAATGAGCTGCAGCGGTTAAGAAAAGAGAGAAATGAATTTTTAGGCAGCATTTCACATGAACTTCAAACTCCTTTGATGTATTTAAAGGGCTATGCGGACGTAGCAAAACGACCTTCTAATCGACCGGAAGAACGTGATAAATACCTTGCTATTGTGGAAGAAGAAGCGGAAAGAATTTCACAGTTAGTCAAAGATTTGTTTCAGCTGGCGCAGCTGGATCAGCATACATTTTTTATTCAAAAACAAAAAGTAGAACTAGCTACATATTTGCACACCATATGCGCGCACTTTAATTTAGCTTTAAAAGAAAAAGAGATGGAGCTGGACATAAGCTGCCCTCAAGGCCTTTACATTCCACTAGATCCTGAAAGATTTAAGCAAGTGATTATCAATTTACTTGATAATGCAATGAAATATTCAAAAGAAGGGACCAAAATTGATTTAATTGTAAAAAAATCAGCTAGATCATTGACAATAACCCTTAAAGATCAAGGGATAGGTATTCCAGAAAAAGATCTACCCTATATATTTGACAAGCTGTATCGAGTAGAAAAATCCCGCTCGAGAAAAAGCGGAGGATACGGATTAGGCTTATCAATTGTAAAAGAGATTGTAGAAGCTCATGGAGGGGAAATAACAATCACAAGCGAGACCGGAAAAGGAACGACTGTAGAGATTGTATTAAGAGAGGATGGATAG